The proteins below are encoded in one region of Calditrichota bacterium:
- a CDS encoding P-II family nitrogen regulator produces MKEVKAFIRSIKAEEVIEALENLGVSDITLIDVMGIGEHMADPNEAKFSIKIIEKYCDLAKVETVCKSEDVHEIVETIRKVAYSSMKGDGMIYVSPVEMAVKIRTGSVGEDAL; encoded by the coding sequence ATGAAAGAAGTAAAAGCATTTATCCGCTCAATAAAAGCGGAAGAAGTAATTGAAGCTCTAGAAAACCTTGGAGTATCTGATATAACACTGATTGATGTGATGGGTATCGGTGAGCACATGGCTGATCCTAATGAGGCAAAGTTTTCCATTAAAATAATAGAAAAATATTGTGACCTGGCAAAGGTTGAAACTGTGTGTAAGTCGGAAGATGTGCATGAAATTGTTGAGACTATTAGAAAGGTTGCCTATAGCAGTATGAAAGGTGATGGGATGATCTATGTATCTCCAGTTGAGATGGCTGTTAAAATTCGCACCGGGTCTGTTGGGGAGGACGCCTTATGA
- a CDS encoding GNAT family N-acetyltransferase, translating into MMSLNHQEYTFPDEVPVLSSKRLNLVELTEDHVKDIFEIYSNDYVTKYDDCYSFTSINHALDAINLFKQSFENRTGIRWGISIKNEKKIIGNIGFSHFEPFHTGKVGFALNVKYWNMGICTEAIREVLQFGFNVLKIHRVEAESHPKNIASGQVLEKNGFKKEGRLRDFAFWKGSHQTIDMYSKLSQDPNN; encoded by the coding sequence ATGATGTCTCTTAATCATCAGGAATATACTTTTCCGGATGAAGTTCCGGTATTATCCTCAAAGCGACTAAACCTTGTTGAACTCACTGAAGATCACGTTAAAGATATATTCGAAATTTATTCCAATGACTATGTTACTAAATATGATGATTGTTATTCATTTACTTCAATTAATCACGCATTAGATGCAATTAATTTATTTAAACAATCATTTGAAAATCGAACTGGAATTCGATGGGGGATATCTATAAAAAATGAGAAAAAAATAATTGGAAATATCGGATTTAGTCATTTTGAGCCTTTCCATACTGGTAAAGTGGGATTTGCACTAAATGTAAAGTATTGGAACATGGGCATTTGTACAGAAGCAATAAGAGAAGTTCTTCAATTTGGTTTCAACGTATTAAAAATACACCGCGTTGAAGCAGAATCTCATCCCAAAAATATCGCTTCTGGGCAGGTTTTAGAAAAGAATGGCTTTAAAAAAGAAGGGAGGTTAAGAGATTTTGCTTTTTGGAAGGGGAGTCATCAAACAATAGATATGTATAGTAAGCTTTCTCAAGACCCAAATAATTAA
- a CDS encoding cytochrome c, with the protein MSIKSSFNILMLFVATFYLMSFLVHPVNKKNENTDWLAPVEADKTINPLKGDESAWGKAKETYNTLCAICHGENGLGDGIAGIALKPRPANFKLDRVQKQSDGAIFWKLTNGKPPMAAYQESLTEEQRWQLVNYIRHLAEDN; encoded by the coding sequence ATGTCAATTAAATCCTCATTCAACATTCTGATGTTGTTTGTAGCAACGTTCTATCTAATGTCGTTTTTGGTGCATCCAGTTAATAAGAAAAATGAAAATACTGACTGGCTTGCACCTGTAGAAGCGGATAAGACTATTAATCCGCTAAAAGGGGATGAGAGCGCGTGGGGAAAAGCTAAAGAAACATATAATACGTTATGCGCAATTTGTCATGGTGAAAATGGCCTTGGGGACGGCATAGCTGGTATAGCCCTAAAACCACGTCCGGCAAACTTTAAACTCGACAGAGTTCAAAAACAAAGCGATGGGGCCATTTTCTGGAAGTTAACAAACGGTAAACCACCAATGGCAGCCTATCAAGAATCTTTAACTGAAGAGCAACGCTGGCAGCTGGTTAATTATATTCGACATTTAGCAGAGGACAACTAA
- a CDS encoding cytochrome c, with the protein MKLKGIRLFGISGFLMLSILFISESCTTAPKGTQQKPGALLWGENCVRCHNGPSPTAFSDVQWETIAMHMRVRASLTAVETEKVVEFLKMAN; encoded by the coding sequence ATGAAATTAAAAGGTATAAGATTATTCGGAATTTCTGGGTTTTTAATGCTTTCCATTCTATTTATAAGCGAAAGCTGTACAACTGCACCCAAAGGAACCCAACAAAAACCAGGTGCGCTATTATGGGGAGAGAATTGTGTTCGCTGCCATAATGGGCCGTCACCAACAGCATTTAGTGATGTTCAATGGGAAACAATTGCTATGCATATGCGGGTACGGGCAAGCTTAACTGCAGTTGAAACGGAAAAAGTTGTTGAATTCTTAAAAATGGCAAACTAA
- a CDS encoding DUF302 domain-containing protein: MSYYFSKTVAYSYNEAIEKVTNLLQQRGFGILTEIDVQATLKKKLDVDFNKYIILGACNPPFAYKALQGENKIGTMLPCNVIVQEIGDGEVEVSAVDPMASMMAVENPELEEIALEIGNLLSEVIEEL, from the coding sequence ATGAGTTATTATTTTTCAAAAACAGTAGCATATTCCTATAATGAGGCAATTGAAAAGGTAACTAATCTTTTGCAACAACGAGGGTTTGGTATTTTAACAGAAATTGATGTTCAGGCAACATTAAAGAAAAAGCTGGATGTAGATTTTAATAAATACATTATTCTTGGTGCATGTAATCCACCATTTGCATATAAAGCATTACAAGGAGAGAATAAAATAGGCACAATGCTGCCTTGTAATGTAATTGTTCAGGAAATCGGTGATGGTGAGGTTGAAGTTTCTGCAGTAGATCCAATGGCGTCAATGATGGCAGTTGAAAATCCGGAACTTGAAGAAATAGCATTGGAAATAGGAAACTTATTATCTGAAGTGATTGAAGAGTTGTAA